DNA from Amorphoplanes friuliensis DSM 7358:
GCATGGTCGACGCGGACTCGGTGCTCGACCCCGACGCGCTGCTGTCGGTGGCCAAGCCCTTCGGTGACGACCCGCTGCGGGTGGTGGCCTGCGGTGGTGTGGTGCGCATCGCCAACGGCTGCAAGGTGGTCGGCGGCCGGGTCGTCGACGTGCGGATGCCCAAACAGTGGCTGGTCCGCATCCAGGTGGTCGAATATCTGCGGGCGTTCCTGATGGGCCGCACCGGCTGGTCGCGTCTCGGGGGCCTGGTGGTCATCTCGGGCGCGTTCGGGGTCTTCCGCCGTGACCTGGTCGTGCAGGTCGGTGGCATGGACCCGGCGACCATCGGCGAGGACGCGGAGCTGGTCGTCCGGCTGCACCGCCACCTGCGCGAACGCAAACAGGACTACCGCGTCATCTTCGTGGCCGAGCCGGTGAGCTGGAGCGAGGCGCCCTCGAGCCGCAAGGTGCTGCGCCGGCAGCGCCGCCGCTGGCACCGCGGCATCGCCGAGATCCTGGGCAAGCACCGGCGGATGATCCTCAATCCCCGCTACGGCCGCATCGGGCTGGTCGCGCTGCCCTACTACGTCGTCTTCGAGCTGCTGGCGCCGTTCATCGAGCTGGGCGCGCTGGTGCTGCTGCCGCTGGGGCGCTGGGCCGGCGCCGTCGACACCGCGTTCCTCTGGCGTTTCATCCTCGTCGCCTACGGCTACGGCCTGCTGGTCAGCCTGATCTCGCTGTTCATCGAGGAGGTCTCGTTCCACCGGTACCCGCGCTGGGGCGATCTGGTGCGCGGTGTCGCCGCCGCGGTCATCGAGAACTTCGGTTACCGGCAGATGCTGGCCGTCTGGCAGGTCGCCGGGGCCTTCGGTGCGCTGCACGGCCGCAAGGCCGAGTGGGGCACCATGCACCGCGAGGGTTTCGACACCGCCGAGTCACGCGAGCCGGTCAGCGTGGGCGTCGACCGCTGACTGCGGATGCCGCAGGCCGGGGTGCTCCGGCGGCAGGCTGCGGCGGATCACCCACCAGCTGACCGCGAGGCACGCCGCGACCAGCGGCCAGGTCAGCACCCCGCGGGCGATGCCCAGTGCCACGACGGCGTGCGCGGCCCACAGCGGCACGAACACCGCGAGCCGGACCAGATATTGAGCCACCCAGACCCAGCTGCCCAGACAGTACGCCCGCAGCAGCGCCGGATCGCGCCGCCACCGCGTCTTCTGCCCGAGCACCGTACCGACGATGACACCCAGCAACGGCCAGCGCACGACGATGCTCACGGCCCACAGCAGGGCACTGGCGGCGTTCGTGACGATCTGCAACAGGAAGAAGTCCTCGGCCCGGCCCGTACGCAGAGCGACCAGCGCGGCGACGCAGACGCCGAGCAGACCGATCAGGACCGCGCGGGGTTTGTCACCGGCGCGCAGCCGCCAGCCGGCGACCCCGACGGCGGCGACGATCGCGGCGGCGGCGCCGATCCAGAGGGACCGTCCGCCGATGAGCCAGGCGGCGACGAAGACCACCGGGGGCACGGTCGCGTCCAGCGCGGCCCGGCGGCCACCCAGCAGATCGGCCAGCGACTCCGGTTGCGCCACACCCCACCCCGCTCTCCGAGTTAGGAAAGCCTAACCGGTGCGCGCGCAGGGGTCGCACCAGACCGCCCGGGCACCGGTGATCAGCGTCCGATCACCGGTGCCAGGCGGTCCACCCCCGTTCAGCCGCGCCGCGCGCCGGTGGTGACCAGGGTCGATTGCCCCGGCCGGTACCGGCGTCGTGCGGACGTACAGTTACGGTCTCCTGCGCGGCCCGGCGTTACCAGGGCGTTAACCGGGCGTTCGGAGCGGCAGCGACGGGTTGAGGGGAGCGGACGGGTTGTTCGGCGACAAGGTGCGTGCACGCCGCCGGGAGATCGGGCTGAGTCAGGAGGAGCTGGCCGAACAGGCCAGCATCGACGTCAAGACGCTGCGGATGATCGAGACCGGCCGCCGCACACCCCGGCCCTCCACGATCCGCCGGCTGGCCGACGCCCTGCAGCTGTCCGGTGCGGCCCGCGACGAGTTCGTGGCCACCGCCGGTGGTCAGACCCCCGCACCTTCCGGGCCCGCCCAGCTCCCGCCCGACGTCTACGGTTTTGTCGGCCGGGTCCCGCAGCTCGACATCCTGGAGAGTGTCACCGCGGCCGCCACCACCGGCCCGGCCGCAGTGGTCATCTCGGCGGTGTCCGGCTCGGCCGGTGTCGGCAAGACGGCGCTGGCGGTGCACTGGGGACACCGCGTCCGGGCCCGGTTCCCCGACGGCCAGCTCTACGTCAACCTGCGCGGTTTCGACCCGGCCGGCTCGGCGCTGAACCCGTCCGAGGCGGTCCGCGGTTTCCTGGGCGCTCTGGGTGTGCCGCCGGAGAACGTGCCCGGTGACCTCGACGCGCAGGTGGCGCTCTACCGCAGCCTGCTGACCGGCAAGCGGATGCTGCTGGTGCTCGACAACGCCCGCGACTCCGCCCAGGTGCGCCCGCTGCTGCCCGGTGCCAACGGCTGCCTGGTCCTGGTGACCAGCCGCAACGAGCTGACCGGGCTGGTCGCCGGGCACGGTGCCCGGCCGCTGAACCTGGGCCTGCTCAGCACCGGTGAGTCCCGCGAGCTGCTCGCCGGGCGTCTGGGCGAGCAGCGGCTGGCGGCCGAGCCGGACGCGGTCGACGAGATCATCACCCGGTGCGCCCGGCTCCCGCTGGCGCTGACCATCGTGGCCGCCCGCGCCGCGATGCGCCCCCAGCTCCCGCTGGTCGAGCTGGCCGCCGAGCTGCGCGACAGCCGCGAACGCCTCGACGCGCTGACCGGCGACGACCCGGCCAGCGACGTGCGCTCGGTGTTCTCCTGGTCGTCGCGCGCACTGTCGCCGGCGGCGTCGCGGCTCTTCCGCCTGCTCGGCCTGCACCCCGGCCCCGAGGTCTCGGTCCCGGCCGCGGCGAGCCTGTCCGGCACCGATCCGGACACCGCGGCCCAGCTGCTGGCCGAGCTCACCGGCGCCTCCCTGCTGGCCGAGAACGCGCCGGGCCGTTTCACCTTCCACGACCTGCTGCGCGCGTACGCGGGGGAGCAGGCCGACGGCGAACCCGGCGAGCAGCGCCAGGCCGCCCTGCGCCGCATGGTCGACCACTATCTGCACACCGCCCTGGCCGCGGACCGCATCCTCGACGAGCACCGGCTGCCCGCGGCGGTCACCTCGGTGATCGACGACGGTGTGGTGCTCGCACCGCTGGACGATTCACCCGGCGCGCTGGCCTGGTTCACCGCCGAGCAGCCGGTGCTGGTGGCGATGGTCGACCAGGCCGCCCGCACCGGGCTGGACCTGCGTGCCTGGCACCTGGCCTGGGCGCTGGCGACGTACTTCTTCCGGCGCTGGCAGGGCCAGGACTGGGTGGCCACCCAGAACAGCGCGATGGCCTCGGCCGAGCGCCTCGGTGACGAGCGGCTGCGGGTGCGCACCCACAACGACCTGGCCGGCGGTTTCTACCAGCTGGGCCGCCTGGACGAGGCCGAGAAGCACATGAAGCTCGCCCTGGACGTCTTCGCCACCCTCGGTGACGTCTCGGCCGAGGCCGGTGGCAACCTCAACCTGGGCAAGGTGCTGTCCGGCCAGGGCCGCTACCAGGACGCGCTGGTGCACAACCACCGCGGCTACGAGCTCTTCGAGCAGACCGGCTCGTTCTTCGGCCAGGCCGCCGGTCTCAACGCGATCGGCTGGTGTCACGCCCGCCTGGGCGACTACGAGCAGGGCATCGCCTACTGCGAACGCGCGCTGCGAGTGCACGCCGAAACGCGGGCGTCGAACATCGGCAGCGAGATCTGGGACAGCCTCGGCTTCGCCCACCACCAGCTCGGCCACTTCACCGAGGCCGCCCACGCTTACGAGCAGGCGGCCACGCTGTTCAGCGAGAGCGGCGACCAGTACAACACGACCCTGTGCTTGACCCAGCTCGGCCAGGTTCACCTCGACGCCGGCGACAAGGACCGGACGCGGGCCGCCTGGCAGCGAGCTCTGGACATCCTCGAGGAGCTGCAGCACGAGGACGCCGCCGCGCTGCGTGAGCGGCTGAGCGCCCTGGGCTGACCGGCAGGGCGCACCGGCCGCGTGCGGCACCTATGCTTCGTGTCTTCGCCGGCGGGACCTGTGGTTGGCGATCATGCGGTTCGGGGAAGTGGTGAAGGGGGGTGATCCGCGTGCCGGACTCGATGGAAGCCGTACGGCGGCTGCTCGATCTGAGGTACCGCAGCCGGCCGGAGGATCTGCCGCCGGCGCTGGCCGATGTCGCGCCGCTGCTCGACGCCATCACGGTGACCGTGCTGCTGGTCGACTACGAGCAGATCGCGTTGTGGCCGTTGCAGGGCACGCCGGGCGAGCCCGAGTCGCGCAAGGTCGACGGCACGCTGGCCGGGCACGCGTTCCGTACCGCGCAGACCACCGACGAGCAGGAGTGCCTGTGGCTGCCGTTGCTGCACGGCGCCGAACGGCTCGGGGTGCTCGAGGTGTGGCTCAAGAGCGCGCCCGACGAGACGCAGCGCCGTGACTTCCGGGTCATCGCCGCGCTGGTCGCCGAGCTGATCGCGAGCCGGCGTTTCTACGGCGACGCGGTGGAGCGCACCCGGCGGCGCCTGCCGATGCAGCTGGCCGCCGAGATCATCTGGAGCCAGCTGCCGCCGCTGACCTTCGCGGCCAACGACGCGCTGGTCACCGCGGTGCTCGAGCCCTGCTACGACGTGGGCGGCGACGCTTTCGACTACGCCGCCAACGGCGACGTCGTGCACGTCGCGCTCTTCGACACCGTCGGGCACGGCATCAGCGCCAGCGCGCTGACCACACTCACGCTCAACACGTACAGAAATGCCCGGCGGTCCGGTCTGGATCTGGCCGACACCTACCGGTCGATCGACAAGTGGATCCGGCGCCAGCATCCGGGGGCGTTCGTGACGGCGCTGCTGGCCGAGCTCGACACCGCCACCGGGACCTACCGGCGGATCTCCGCCGGGCATCCCTCCGAGCTGTTCCTGCGCGACGGCCGGGCGTTGCCGGCCCTGCCGACCCCGACGGCCCTGCCGCTGGGGCTGGGACACATGCGGGCCCGCCCGCCGGCCATCACCGAGGTGACACTGGAGCCGGGCGACACCCTGATGCTCTACACCGACGGCATCACCGAGGCGCGCTCGGCCGACGGCGAGCTCTTCGGCCTGGACCGGCTCACCGATTTCATCATCGCCCAGCTCACCAAGGGCTCACCGGCCGAGACGATGCGCAAGCTGATCCACGAGATCGTGTCCTACGAGAACGGTGAGCTGCGCGACGACGCGACGGCCGCCCTGGTGCAGTGGCGGCCGGCGCCGGTCACGCTCTCGCGCTGGTGAGCCTGCGGGCCTGGATCGCGCCGCGGTCCAGGATGGCCCGGGCCATGACCCACACGCAGATGCCGCCGTTGAGGAACGACGCCGTCACGTCGCTGGGGTGGTGCATGCCGCGGTACATCCGGCCCAGGGCCACGCCGATCGGGATGAGCAGCAGCAACCAGCAGGCCCGCTTGAGCCAGATCTTGTCGGTCAGGCGGTAGAGGATCACCGCCAGTCCCAGGTAGAGCGCGACCGAGGCCGAGGTGTGCCCGGACGGGAAGCTCGAGGTCGGCGGTGAGACGTCCATGTGGTCGACGCTGGGCCGGGGCCGGTCGATGACCAGGGTGGTCAGGAAGAAGATCAGGGCCTGCGCGCAGACGGCCGCGCACAGGAAGATCGACTCACGCCAGCGGTGCAGGGTCAGCCGCAGCACGATCGCGGCCAGGACGGTGACCGCGATGACGGCCTGGGTGCTGGCCAGGGTGCTGAAGATCAGGGAGAAGAGGCTGATCTCGTGGGTGCGGTCGCGCTCGAACTCGCGGTTGACCGAGTCCTCCACGGTCAGCGGCCACACGTGCATCAGGACCTTGGTGACGAGCAGGCCCAAGCCGATCATGACGGCGAGCAGCACCGCGATCGGCGCGAGCACCCGCTTGAGGACCTGAACCGCGAAATCTGCCATGCGCCGCGCAGTACCCCCGCGCGGTACCGCGCGAAACGCGGTCCATTATGTCGGTTCAATTGTCATAATAGGCGACATCGGAGTGATGCGCTCGCGTTTCGGTGCGATTAACTCGTCGATCCGCGCCACGCTTTCGAAGATCCGGCACATGTGCCTCGGTCGATCGGCTAAGAACATGTTCGGAGCGTGTTCCTCTCGGTACGGTGTGCAGGCGGACAGTCCGGGGCAATCGAATGGCACAAATGTCTTTTGACCTGGGAAAACGCTGACCTTCACGACCATCGGCAGGGAATTGACCGTGCGGCGCACCGATCCACCGGCCTGGCATCTCCGAACTAAGCAGGTGGATGCGCAGGGAAACCGGCTGACAGACGAGGTGGTGTGATGATCCGGGTAGTGGTGGTGCGAGACGAGGGGTATTTCGGAGTTCCGGTACGTGTCCTGCTCGAGGCCAAGCCCGATATCCATTACGTGAGCACTTTGCCCTTCGGATCCGATATGCCTGCCCGCGCCGCCGAGTTGTGGCCGACCGTGATCGTGATCGACACCGAATACATGGTCAGCCAGGTGCTGCCGATCGCCGAAGAACTGCACACCGCCATCCCGTCCTGTTCCATGCTGCTGCTGTGCGATCCGGCCAAGCGCGGCATGCTCCCGCCCCGGCGCTGGGCCGGCGGCCTCAACTTCGTCCTCAAGGACGCCTCCGACGCGGTGCTGGCCGACTCCATCCGGCGCCTGGCCGCGGGCGAGCGGGTCGTGTCGCCGATGCTGCAGGCCGCGTCGCTCAACACCGACCGGGGCCTGAGCACCCGCGAGCTCGAGGTGCTCGGCCTGGCCGCGGAGGGCGAATCGGTGCGCGAGATAGCGGGACGGCTCTATCTCTCCGGCGGCACCGTGCGCAACTACCTCTCGGCCGTGATCACCAAGACCGGCGCGCGCAACCGGCTCGACGCGATCCGCATCGCCCGCAAGGGCGGCTGGCTGCACTGAGCACCGGCTCCCACCTCGTACTGTTGGTCCGGATGCCACCTGATGAGCTTGTCGTGCCGGCGCTGCCGATCCTGGTCCCGCTGGGTGTCCTGCTCATGATCGTGTCGTGGGCCGGGCTGCGCCGTCACGATCTGCTCAGCGCGCCCCGGCTGGCGACGGCGTGGCTCGCGGGCTGGTATCTGGTCGCCGTGCTCGGCGCGACCATGCTGCCGCTGCACCTGTCCTGGGGCCCGTACGCCGGTGAGCCCGCGTACTACCGGATCATCCTGGTCCCGCTGACCACCATGCGGGTCGACGACTTCGTGCTCAACACCGTCATGACGTTGCCGCTGGCGGCGGTGCTGCGTCTGGTGTTCGGCGTGCACGACAAGGTCCGGGTCGTGCCGATCGCCTTGGCGCTCAGCGCGTCCATCGAGATCACCCAGGCGATCATCGTGCTCACCGTGCACGGCAACCGGTGGGCGGACGTCAACGACCTGATCTCCAACACGCTGGGCGCGTACCTGGGTTATCTGGCTCTGAAGCGTCTGCTGCGTTTCGAGGTGGTCCGGCGCGTGGCCGAGCGCTGCGCCCTGGTGCCGGGTCGCTCGCCGGCGATCCGCTCGTAGAGACCGCCGACCGTGGCGGCCACGTGCGCGGCGTCGTAGCGGCTGCCCGCCGAGCGCGCCGGCAGCCGGGCGCCGCGGCGTTCGGCGAAGCTCAGCAACTCGGTCCGCAGTTTGCGCGGCAGCGACTCCGGGTCGTGCGGGGTGAGACGTTCGGTGCCGTCGACCGCCGTCCGGGCCGCAGCCAGTTCCTCCAGTGGGCGGCAGACCGCGTAGAGCGCGGGCAGTCCGCAGGCCAGTGCCTCGAGCACCACCAGCCCGAAGGTGTCCTCGTCCGAGGGTGAGGCGAACACGTCCATCGCGCACAGCATCTCGCGGGCGTGGGTGACCGCCCCGGCGAACCGCACCCGGTCGGCGACACCCTCGATGACGGCGAGGCGTTCCAGGGACGCCCGCGCCGGGCCGTCACCGACCAGCAGCAGCACCGCGTCCGGCACCTCACCCACGGCCCGGATCAGCCGGTCGAACCGCTTGCCGGGTTCGAGCCGGCCCAGAGCGCCGATCACCGGGACGTCGGCGGCGATGCCCAGCCGTTCGCGGGCCGCGGCGCGCAGCTGCGGGTCGTAACGGAACTCGGCCGCGTCGACCCCCTTGGCGATAACGGCGATCCGCTCCGGCGGCACGCCCCAGGCGCGCAGCCGCCCGGCGATCGCGGGGGACACCGCGATCGTGATGCGCCCCAGGCGTTCGGAGGCCAGATAGAGGGCCCGTGGCCCGGTCCCGTGCACGTGGTACTCGGTGGCGACCACATGCCGCACGCCGGCCAGCCAGGCCGCGAACCGGCCCTGGACGCAGGCGCGGTAGAGGTGGGTGTGCACCACGTCGAAGCGGCCGAGCCGGATGAGGCGGCGCAGCCGGATGACCGTCGGCAGGTCGCGGTCGCCGGTGGAGGAGAACTCGTGCACGGTGGTGCCGCCGGCGCGCAACTGTTCACCGGCCGGTCCGGTCTGCGACAGCGTGGCTATTTCGCAGTGGTGGTCGAGGCCGCGCACGAGCAATCGCAGTTGCTGCTGTGCGCCGCCTTCGCTCAACGTGGTGATGATGTGCAGCACCCGCATCATTTGTCTCCTGTTTGACACTTGCGATAAAGACGCTGCCAGAGCGGGCGTGCTCAAAGACAGTTGCAAATGTCATGCCGAACGTGAAGCGGTCCTATTGCCCCGAAAGGGGCGTCGCCGACGGCAAAAGTGCTCGTCAGACTGCTGAAACAGCGAACATGAAAGACGCTCATGTAGGGCATGACAATTACTACTGTGGCCCCGCGGCCAGCAATGACAAGCTCTGTTCGCAAGCGCTGAAAAGCGATGCACGACGAGCGGCCCCGGCATTTACCGACCCGGTGATGCATTTGCGTGGCGCTCGATTTCCCTAGCCGCAGGCACGTTCGTACGGGGAGGATATTCATGCAGGTTCGGCGAGCGACGCCCCGCGGCGCCGCGGACGCCCCGCCCCCCGGGGAGTGGTCGACCAAGAGCTCCAGAACACCACCGTGGCTGCTCGCGGCCCTGCCGGGCCGGGCCGCCCGGGCCGGCGCCGACGCGCTGGCGCTGGCCGCGGCGCTGCTGATCGCCACCCTGCTGCGTCACGACGGGCACGTCTCGGAGGTCGACGTCTCGGGCCTGCTGGTGCTGGCCTCGCTGGCCGCGGTCGTGCACACCGTCGCGGGCCTGCGCTTCGGGCTCTACACCGGCCGCTGGTCCTACGGCTGCTTCGAGGAGATCGCCGCGCTGGTGCGCACCGCGGCGCTGACCACCCCGGTGGTGTTCATCCTCGACACGCTCGTGGGCCGGCTCGTGCCGCGCTCGGCCATCATCGGGGCCGGCCTGATCGCGCTGGTCCTGGCCTCCGGGATCCGCTACTTCGTCCGGCTGCTGCAGAACCAGCGCCTGCGGCCCTCGGCCGAGCACGGCACCCGGGTCGTCGTGATCGGCGCCGGTGAGGGCTCGGCGCAGGTCATCCGGGCGATGCTGCGCAGCCCGTTCAGCCCCTACATCCCGGTCGCACTGCTCGACGACGACCCGGCCAAGCGCTCGCTGCGGCTGATGGGTGTGCCCGTGGCCGGCAACCGGCACGCCATGGCCGAGGTCGTGCGGCGCTTCCGGGCCGACGCGGTGCTCATCGCGATCCCCAGCGCGAGCGTCGACCTGGTCCGCGAGCTCACCGAGCTGGCCCAGCCGCTCAACGTCGACCTGAAGGTCGTGCCGCCGGTCGTCGAGCTCTTCGGGCGTACGGTCAGCGTCGAGGACATCCGCCCGATCAGCCACGCCGACCTGCTCGGCCGGCGCGAGGTCGGCATCGACCTGGCCGCGGTGGCCGGGTACCTCGAGGGCCGCCGGGTGCTGGTCACCGGGGCCGGCGGTTCGATCGGCTCGGAACTGTGCCGCCAGGTCGCCCGCTTCCACCCCGCCGCCCTGGTCATGCTGGACCGCGACGAGTCCGGGCTGCACGCCGTGCAGCTGTCGCTGGACGGCCGCGCCATGCTCGACGACCGCAACCTCGTGGTCGCCGACATCCGTGACCAGCAGCGCCTCGACGAGGTGTTCGCCGAGCACCGCCCGCAGGTGGTTTTCCACGCCGCGGCCCTCAAACACCTGCCGCTGCTGGAGATGCACCCCTCCGAGGCGCTCAAGACCAACGTCATCGGGACGTACCAGATCCTGCAGACCGCGCTGCGCCACGGCGTCGACCGGCTGGTCAACATCTCCACCGACAAGGCCGCCGAGCCGACCAGCGTCCTGGGCTACTCCAAGCGCATCACCGAGCGGCTCACTGCGGCCGCCGACGAGGCCACCGCCGGCACCTTCTGCAGCGTGCGCTTCGGCAACGTGCTGGGCAGCCGCGGCTCGGTGCTGACCGCGTTCACCGCGCAGGTCGAGTCGGGCGGGCCGATCACCGTCACCGACCCCGAGGTCACGCGGTTCTTCATGACCGTGCAGGAGGCGGTGCGCCTGGTCATCCAGGCCGGCGCCCTCGACAGCTCCCGCGAGGTGCTGGTCCTGGACATGGGCGAGCCCGTGCGCATCGCCGATGTCGCCCGGCGCCTGGCCGGCAACACCGACCGCCACATCCAGATCGTCTACACCGGGCTGCGGCCGGGCGAGAAGCTCGCGGAGATCCTGCTCGGCCCGGACGAGCCCGACCACCGGCCCAACCACCCGCTGATCTCGCAGGCACCGGTCCCGCCGCTCGACGGCGCCGTGCTGTCGCTGCTGGACCCCACCGTCCCGCGCACCGACCTGATCGCCGTGCTGCGCTGGCTCGCCGAGAGCCCGGCCCTGTCGGCCGCCCGCGACACCAGCGCACCGGCCGCGGTCTCGCGCGCCGGCCGCAACCGCGCCAACGGGCGCAACAGGACCGCACCACCACCACGCCAGCCCGAATTCACCGTACGCCCGGGACGGCAGCCGTGAGCACACCAGCACAGGAGGGGAACACGCCCATGCGCGTCGTCATCGCCGGTCAGGGATACGTGGGGCTGCCCTTGGCCGTCCGCGCCGCCCAGGTGGGCCATCAGGTTGTCGGCTTCGACGTCGACGACGAACGGATCAAGCGTCTGGCCGCCGGTGAGTCCTACGTGGACGACATCGCTTCCGAGCAGCTGCAGGAGATTCTCGACAGCGGCGCCTTCCACCCGTCGTCGGACCCGCGCTCGCTGGCCGGCTTCGACGTCGCGGTCATCGCGGTGCCGACCCCGCTGCGCGAGGGCACGCCCGACCTCAACTACATCGAGGAATCGGCCCGCACCCTGGCCCGTTACCTGCGGCCCGGTGCCACGGTCGCGCTGGAATCCACCACCTATCCCGGTACGACCGCAGATCTGGTCGCGCCGCTGCTGGAGGAGGGCTCCGGGCTGATCGCCGGGGTCGACTTCTTCCTCGGCTACAGCCCCGAGCGCATCGACCCGGGCAACAAGGTCTGGGACCTCGTCACCACACCGAAGGTCGTCTCCGGCATCAACGAGGCGTCCCTGCAACGGGTGCAGGCGTTCTACTCCTCGGTGGTCGAGCACACCGTGCCGGTCTCCGACTGCAAGGTCGCCGAGCTGGCCAAGCTGCTCGAGAACACCTTCCGCCACGTCAACATCGCGCTGGTCAACGAGCTGGCCGTCTTCGCCCACGACCTCGGCATCGACGTCTGGGAGGCCATCGACGCGGCGTCGTCCAAGCCGTTCGGCTACATGCGCTTCGTGCCCGGCCCCGGCGTCGGCGGGCACTGCCTGCCGATCGACCCGTCGTACCTGTCCTGGCGGGTGCAGCGCACGCTCGGGCAGAGCTTCCGGTTCGTCGAGCTGGCCAACGACATCAACAACCACATGCCCGACTACGTCGTACGGCGGCTGGTGGGGGCGCTCAACGAGCAGCGCAAGGCGGTCAACGGCTCGACCGTGCTGCTGCTCGGGCTGGCGTACAAGAAGAACACCGGTGACGCCCGGGAGTCGCCGGCGCGCCGGGTCGCCTCGCTGCTGCTGGACATGGGCGCCGAGGTCCGCGCGGCCGACCCGCACGTCATCGAGGAC
Protein-coding regions in this window:
- a CDS encoding glycosyltransferase family 2 protein; translated protein: MTEELIREVLRYTDVAILAYFVALNSSYLVLIVMAGLEFGKHLRRVPFAGADDMFRSPLTLPVSVIVPAYNEGAGIVAAVTAMTSLRYPRYEVVVVDDGSSDDTFELLREQFDLVEVPRVVPAEIPYQSQVLSVHVARANPETLTVVRKTNGGKADALNVGINLARHPLICMVDADSVLDPDALLSVAKPFGDDPLRVVACGGVVRIANGCKVVGGRVVDVRMPKQWLVRIQVVEYLRAFLMGRTGWSRLGGLVVISGAFGVFRRDLVVQVGGMDPATIGEDAELVVRLHRHLRERKQDYRVIFVAEPVSWSEAPSSRKVLRRQRRRWHRGIAEILGKHRRMILNPRYGRIGLVALPYYVVFELLAPFIELGALVLLPLGRWAGAVDTAFLWRFILVAYGYGLLVSLISLFIEEVSFHRYPRWGDLVRGVAAAVIENFGYRQMLAVWQVAGAFGALHGRKAEWGTMHREGFDTAESREPVSVGVDR
- a CDS encoding DUF3159 domain-containing protein; the encoded protein is MAQPESLADLLGGRRAALDATVPPVVFVAAWLIGGRSLWIGAAAAIVAAVGVAGWRLRAGDKPRAVLIGLLGVCVAALVALRTGRAEDFFLLQIVTNAASALLWAVSIVVRWPLLGVIVGTVLGQKTRWRRDPALLRAYCLGSWVWVAQYLVRLAVFVPLWAAHAVVALGIARGVLTWPLVAACLAVSWWVIRRSLPPEHPGLRHPQSAVDAHADRLA
- a CDS encoding ATP-binding protein; this translates as MFGDKVRARRREIGLSQEELAEQASIDVKTLRMIETGRRTPRPSTIRRLADALQLSGAARDEFVATAGGQTPAPSGPAQLPPDVYGFVGRVPQLDILESVTAAATTGPAAVVISAVSGSAGVGKTALAVHWGHRVRARFPDGQLYVNLRGFDPAGSALNPSEAVRGFLGALGVPPENVPGDLDAQVALYRSLLTGKRMLLVLDNARDSAQVRPLLPGANGCLVLVTSRNELTGLVAGHGARPLNLGLLSTGESRELLAGRLGEQRLAAEPDAVDEIITRCARLPLALTIVAARAAMRPQLPLVELAAELRDSRERLDALTGDDPASDVRSVFSWSSRALSPAASRLFRLLGLHPGPEVSVPAAASLSGTDPDTAAQLLAELTGASLLAENAPGRFTFHDLLRAYAGEQADGEPGEQRQAALRRMVDHYLHTALAADRILDEHRLPAAVTSVIDDGVVLAPLDDSPGALAWFTAEQPVLVAMVDQAARTGLDLRAWHLAWALATYFFRRWQGQDWVATQNSAMASAERLGDERLRVRTHNDLAGGFYQLGRLDEAEKHMKLALDVFATLGDVSAEAGGNLNLGKVLSGQGRYQDALVHNHRGYELFEQTGSFFGQAAGLNAIGWCHARLGDYEQGIAYCERALRVHAETRASNIGSEIWDSLGFAHHQLGHFTEAAHAYEQAATLFSESGDQYNTTLCLTQLGQVHLDAGDKDRTRAAWQRALDILEELQHEDAAALRERLSALG
- a CDS encoding PP2C family protein-serine/threonine phosphatase yields the protein MPDSMEAVRRLLDLRYRSRPEDLPPALADVAPLLDAITVTVLLVDYEQIALWPLQGTPGEPESRKVDGTLAGHAFRTAQTTDEQECLWLPLLHGAERLGVLEVWLKSAPDETQRRDFRVIAALVAELIASRRFYGDAVERTRRRLPMQLAAEIIWSQLPPLTFAANDALVTAVLEPCYDVGGDAFDYAANGDVVHVALFDTVGHGISASALTTLTLNTYRNARRSGLDLADTYRSIDKWIRRQHPGAFVTALLAELDTATGTYRRISAGHPSELFLRDGRALPALPTPTALPLGLGHMRARPPAITEVTLEPGDTLMLYTDGITEARSADGELFGLDRLTDFIIAQLTKGSPAETMRKLIHEIVSYENGELRDDATAALVQWRPAPVTLSRW
- a CDS encoding phosphatase PAP2 family protein: MADFAVQVLKRVLAPIAVLLAVMIGLGLLVTKVLMHVWPLTVEDSVNREFERDRTHEISLFSLIFSTLASTQAVIAVTVLAAIVLRLTLHRWRESIFLCAAVCAQALIFFLTTLVIDRPRPSVDHMDVSPPTSSFPSGHTSASVALYLGLAVILYRLTDKIWLKRACWLLLLIPIGVALGRMYRGMHHPSDVTASFLNGGICVWVMARAILDRGAIQARRLTSARA
- a CDS encoding response regulator transcription factor, producing the protein MIRVVVVRDEGYFGVPVRVLLEAKPDIHYVSTLPFGSDMPARAAELWPTVIVIDTEYMVSQVLPIAEELHTAIPSCSMLLLCDPAKRGMLPPRRWAGGLNFVLKDASDAVLADSIRRLAAGERVVSPMLQAASLNTDRGLSTRELEVLGLAAEGESVREIAGRLYLSGGTVRNYLSAVITKTGARNRLDAIRIARKGGWLH
- a CDS encoding VanZ family protein, translated to MPPDELVVPALPILVPLGVLLMIVSWAGLRRHDLLSAPRLATAWLAGWYLVAVLGATMLPLHLSWGPYAGEPAYYRIILVPLTTMRVDDFVLNTVMTLPLAAVLRLVFGVHDKVRVVPIALALSASIEITQAIIVLTVHGNRWADVNDLISNTLGAYLGYLALKRLLRFEVVRRVAERCALVPGRSPAIRS
- a CDS encoding glycosyltransferase; this encodes MRVLHIITTLSEGGAQQQLRLLVRGLDHHCEIATLSQTGPAGEQLRAGGTTVHEFSSTGDRDLPTVIRLRRLIRLGRFDVVHTHLYRACVQGRFAAWLAGVRHVVATEYHVHGTGPRALYLASERLGRITIAVSPAIAGRLRAWGVPPERIAVIAKGVDAAEFRYDPQLRAAARERLGIAADVPVIGALGRLEPGKRFDRLIRAVGEVPDAVLLLVGDGPARASLERLAVIEGVADRVRFAGAVTHAREMLCAMDVFASPSDEDTFGLVVLEALACGLPALYAVCRPLEELAAARTAVDGTERLTPHDPESLPRKLRTELLSFAERRGARLPARSAGSRYDAAHVAATVGGLYERIAGERPGTRAQRSATRRTTSKRSRRFRAR